A single window of [Clostridium] hylemonae DSM 15053 DNA harbors:
- a CDS encoding ABC transporter permease: MKSTKTKNENRLTIMLKDFIKTNGGILIALAAMFLFLSFANQYFFTSNNMANLFNYFTTNCVLAMCMMCVLITGEIDLSISSFVALSGIVLCVFLNRGMSFGISLLLTILIGALVGILTGTVIAFSGMPSFIVTLAMQGVIRGSAYIISAGERISSADEWLFNLTSKRYLGVPLPTIIILVIAVLLGLLLYRTSFGKHMYAAGGNREAAIYSGINVKKIVIVTFAISGALACLAGSFVASRVTSGQPSAGAGYEGDAVAAAVLGGTAFTGGRGTVSGVIIGALVIGTLTNGMNLLEINAYWQQICKGLIIMLAVMIDTVKQRRSN, translated from the coding sequence ATGAAAAGTACGAAAACGAAAAATGAAAACAGACTGACTATAATGCTCAAAGATTTTATAAAAACGAACGGCGGTATCCTTATCGCTCTGGCGGCAATGTTTCTTTTCTTATCTTTTGCAAACCAATACTTTTTCACTTCTAATAATATGGCCAACCTTTTTAATTATTTTACTACGAATTGTGTGCTGGCTATGTGTATGATGTGTGTGCTCATCACAGGGGAGATCGATCTGTCTATCAGTTCTTTCGTAGCTTTGAGCGGTATTGTGCTCTGTGTTTTCCTGAACCGGGGAATGTCTTTTGGCATATCTTTACTGCTGACCATATTGATCGGCGCCCTGGTGGGGATCCTGACAGGCACGGTCATAGCATTTTCAGGAATGCCGTCTTTTATCGTTACATTGGCGATGCAGGGGGTGATCAGAGGCTCTGCATACATAATAAGCGCCGGAGAGAGGATCTCATCGGCGGATGAATGGCTTTTTAATCTGACGAGTAAAAGATATCTTGGTGTTCCCCTCCCGACTATTATCATACTCGTCATTGCGGTTCTGCTTGGACTCCTATTGTACCGGACTTCCTTTGGGAAGCATATGTACGCCGCCGGCGGCAACCGGGAGGCCGCCATCTATTCCGGAATCAATGTAAAGAAGATCGTGATCGTCACGTTTGCCATATCGGGCGCATTGGCCTGTCTCGCAGGCTCCTTTGTTGCTTCCCGGGTGACATCGGGGCAGCCGTCCGCAGGGGCGGGATATGAAGGAGACGCGGTTGCCGCGGCAGTATTGGGCGGCACGGCATTTACCGGGGGGAGAGGGACTGTTTCCGGCGTCATAATCGGAGCGCTGGTGATCGGTACACTGACAAACGGAATGAATCTGCTGGAGATCAACGCTTATTGGCAGCAGATATGCAAAGGGCTGATCATTATGCTGGCAGTTATGATAGACACTGTAAAACAAAGACGCAGTAATTAA
- a CDS encoding phosphoenolpyruvate hydrolase family protein — protein MTDHLKNRAAQHKFILGVSAGIPLTAKIAHGAGADFIVTHKEEIFGADGRMPVIARTGYGGNCNEIIMEQADRYVSAAGDTPVFAGIGPAEPYTNVDRFTEKLLEKGVTGITNYPTAGGWVGSYGNGIQMAGVGYSLEVDYLRRWSRKGVPAIGYCFNTEQIKQMTDAGVEILSLYIPRTEKETHGWDDAPSAEKAAEAAAELVETARRENKNSVILCSGGTIRRISDIHNYLKSAAADGYICDESVECAAIDRAVSETVGGYRRLETCLRREGGQR, from the coding sequence ATGACAGACCATTTAAAAAACAGAGCGGCACAGCACAAATTTATTTTAGGAGTGAGTGCGGGGATACCGCTGACTGCTAAAATAGCGCATGGTGCGGGAGCTGACTTTATCGTTACACATAAAGAGGAGATATTTGGCGCCGACGGCAGAATGCCGGTAATAGCCAGGACAGGTTATGGCGGCAACTGCAATGAGATCATAATGGAGCAGGCTGACAGATATGTGTCAGCTGCGGGGGATACGCCCGTCTTTGCAGGCATAGGTCCGGCAGAACCATATACAAATGTAGATCGTTTTACAGAAAAGCTCCTGGAAAAGGGAGTTACCGGCATTACAAACTATCCTACGGCAGGGGGATGGGTCGGCTCCTATGGAAACGGCATACAGATGGCGGGAGTCGGCTATTCCCTGGAAGTAGATTATCTCAGAAGATGGAGCAGAAAAGGTGTTCCCGCCATCGGATATTGCTTTAATACGGAGCAGATAAAACAGATGACAGATGCAGGTGTAGAAATATTGAGTCTTTATATTCCGAGAACTGAAAAAGAAACGCACGGGTGGGACGATGCCCCTTCGGCGGAAAAAGCGGCGGAGGCGGCGGCAGAATTAGTTGAGACAGCCAGAAGAGAGAATAAAAACAGTGTCATATTGTGCAGCGGAGGTACGATCCGTCGGATCTCAGATATACATAATTACCTTAAGAGCGCCGCGGCTGACGGGTATATCTGTGATGAGTCAGTAGAATGTGCGGCGATAGACAGAGCGGTTTCGGAGACGGTAGGCGGATACAGAAGACTGGAGACCTGCCTGCGGCGTGAAGGAGGACAGAGATGA
- a CDS encoding phosphoenolpyruvate hydrolase family protein, which yields MKRYSREEIMDHLQQRIKNREPIIACGAGTGLYARAAERENADFILAGARSKALVNGLAAEECVFPFHDVNEVSCELAKHLLPVINRTPVIAGIGAYNPYLDAGRLIHNIKKLGYSGVINSPGSGAYAVQLKQNCFQKEIELIVKAREENVFSMAVVRTTKDIACMCEAGADVIVIQCQETAEDCEEYISYQSRLARSAYELSKELIVLADIGNLTNEKEIQRLLTETKAAGIVSEEAVESLAVQKEMSKVLREIMNVQ from the coding sequence ATGAAAAGATATTCAAGAGAAGAAATCATGGATCATTTACAGCAAAGAATAAAAAACCGGGAGCCGATAATAGCCTGCGGCGCCGGCACAGGACTATACGCCAGGGCGGCAGAACGGGAAAATGCAGACTTCATTCTGGCGGGGGCAAGATCCAAAGCACTCGTAAATGGTCTGGCCGCAGAAGAGTGTGTATTTCCTTTTCACGATGTAAATGAGGTATCCTGTGAACTTGCAAAACATCTGCTTCCTGTGATAAACAGAACTCCTGTGATAGCGGGGATTGGGGCTTACAATCCATATCTGGATGCAGGGCGGCTCATACATAATATAAAAAAACTTGGATACAGCGGTGTGATCAACAGTCCGGGCAGCGGCGCGTACGCAGTCCAGCTTAAGCAGAACTGCTTTCAGAAGGAAATAGAGCTGATCGTTAAGGCAAGGGAAGAAAATGTTTTTTCCATGGCGGTGGTGAGAACGACAAAAGATATTGCATGTATGTGCGAGGCAGGAGCGGATGTGATCGTAATTCAATGTCAGGAAACGGCAGAGGACTGTGAAGAATATATAAGTTACCAGAGCCGGCTTGCCAGAAGCGCATATGAACTCAGTAAAGAACTCATTGTACTTGCGGATATTGGTAATCTGACAAATGAGAAAGAAATACAGAGGCTGTTAACGGAGACGAAGGCGGCAGGAATCGTCAGCGAGGAGGCGGTGGAGAGTCTGGCAGTGCAGAAAGAAATGTCAAAAGTGCTGAGGGAAATCATGAATGTTCAGTAG
- a CDS encoding phosphoenolpyruvate hydrolase family protein: protein MGSKFTRQEVLDRLNRKRAEKKPIIIGAGGVGLIAKAADKAGIDIIMSYCTGPVRMNGNAGQLGYMQYVDCNGISLEMGHKIIGRVKDTPMVAGIGVGDPYRDIDDLIDELTGIGYSGITNVPTLGGHSGALRKSMEREGIGFNGEVKLIQKCRGKNIFTIAYAFDEEQVKAMVQAGTDIICPHVGVTRDKAFDFNVLTVEQAAEKINRLYDVAVKENPDVIVACHGGPFADPESVQKGFRLTKADAFVGASTVERIPTEEAIYEVVKEFSSLTLGK, encoded by the coding sequence ATGGGAAGTAAATTTACCAGACAGGAAGTCTTAGACAGATTAAATAGAAAGAGAGCAGAGAAAAAACCGATAATCATCGGGGCGGGAGGCGTTGGGCTGATTGCCAAAGCCGCGGATAAAGCAGGAATAGACATTATAATGTCATACTGCACAGGACCTGTCAGGATGAACGGCAATGCGGGGCAGCTGGGGTATATGCAGTATGTCGACTGTAACGGGATCTCTCTTGAGATGGGACACAAGATAATCGGCCGTGTAAAAGACACTCCGATGGTGGCAGGGATCGGAGTGGGCGATCCATACAGGGATATAGACGATCTCATCGATGAACTGACCGGCATCGGATATTCCGGGATCACAAACGTTCCGACACTGGGAGGTCATTCCGGCGCGCTGCGCAAGAGCATGGAGAGGGAAGGAATCGGATTTAACGGTGAGGTAAAGCTTATACAGAAATGCCGCGGTAAAAATATATTTACGATCGCTTATGCATTTGACGAAGAGCAGGTAAAAGCTATGGTACAGGCCGGGACGGACATTATATGTCCCCACGTAGGCGTCACACGTGATAAAGCATTTGATTTCAATGTACTTACAGTAGAGCAGGCGGCGGAAAAGATCAATCGTCTCTATGACGTGGCTGTAAAAGAAAACCCTGATGTGATCGTGGCATGCCATGGCGGGCCATTTGCAGATCCGGAGTCGGTGCAGAAAGGCTTCAGACTCACAAAAGCGGATGCCTTCGTAGGGGCGTCCACAGTGGAGCGGATACCGACGGAGGAAGCGATCTATGAGGTTGTAAAAGAATTTAGTTCACTGACGCTTGGGAAATAG
- a CDS encoding Tm-1-like ATP-binding domain-containing protein, whose amino-acid sequence METIAVIGAFDTKGTEFEYLRKKIEEYGAGTLMIDVGVLGEPEFCPDVAAAEVAYLSGEKLESLRRQRNRKKANDAMIRGIKALVKKLYKENRIQGAVSMGGGQGTHVAAAAMSVLPAGFPKVILSTVATVPHAQSHFENINDTMVMNSLVDIQGLNYLLRTVIRETAAAIAGLARHAEEPCKTEKEKRIAMSMFGITTPCVSRIQKRLEKSGCEVLVFHTTGMGGRLMEKTIQEGHIDGVVDVTLGEITSDVFGLPGGAGKERLCAAGKKGIPQIVIPGAMDVLNFMPPESMPQAYKDRKYLMHNEDLKVVRTNAEENKILGEETARRLNSSSGKTAVIFPLRGLSSNDQEGKEFYSPEADRELFDAIRTNLKPGIRVIELDCHINDPEFADFIADFMVEEML is encoded by the coding sequence ATGGAGACAATAGCAGTGATCGGAGCTTTTGATACGAAGGGAACGGAATTTGAATATCTGCGGAAAAAAATAGAAGAATATGGCGCCGGCACTCTTATGATAGATGTCGGAGTGCTGGGGGAGCCTGAGTTTTGCCCGGATGTTGCGGCGGCGGAGGTGGCTTATTTATCCGGGGAGAAACTGGAAAGTCTCAGAAGACAGAGGAACCGGAAAAAGGCTAATGATGCTATGATACGCGGTATAAAGGCCCTGGTTAAAAAGCTGTATAAAGAAAATAGGATTCAAGGTGCAGTCTCTATGGGAGGCGGTCAGGGGACACATGTGGCTGCCGCTGCAATGTCTGTTCTGCCGGCCGGGTTTCCGAAAGTGATTCTCTCGACCGTGGCAACCGTGCCGCACGCACAGTCTCACTTTGAAAATATAAACGATACGATGGTAATGAATTCTCTTGTGGATATACAAGGGCTCAATTACCTTTTGCGGACTGTCATCCGGGAAACGGCGGCAGCCATTGCCGGGCTGGCCAGACATGCAGAAGAACCTTGTAAGACAGAAAAAGAAAAACGTATTGCCATGTCCATGTTCGGGATAACGACGCCGTGCGTAAGCCGAATACAAAAAAGGCTGGAAAAGAGCGGCTGCGAAGTCCTTGTATTTCACACGACGGGAATGGGCGGCCGGCTGATGGAAAAGACGATCCAGGAAGGCCATATCGACGGAGTCGTCGACGTGACGCTTGGGGAGATAACATCAGATGTCTTCGGACTCCCGGGCGGAGCGGGCAAAGAACGGCTCTGCGCCGCGGGAAAAAAGGGAATTCCACAAATTGTGATTCCGGGCGCTATGGATGTGCTGAATTTTATGCCCCCCGAATCCATGCCCCAGGCATATAAAGACCGCAAATATCTGATGCATAATGAGGACTTAAAAGTGGTGAGGACGAATGCGGAAGAAAACAAGATCCTGGGGGAAGAGACAGCCAGAAGACTGAACAGTTCATCCGGGAAAACAGCGGTTATTTTTCCGCTCAGAGGGCTGTCTTCCAATGATCAGGAAGGAAAAGAGTTTTATTCACCGGAAGCCGACCGGGAGTTATTTGATGCCATTAGAACAAATCTGAAGCCGGGAATAAGAGTCATAGAGTTGGACTGTCATATAAATGATCCTGAATTTGCCGACTTTATCGCTGATTTTATGGTGGAGGAAATGCTATGA
- a CDS encoding phosphoenolpyruvate hydrolase family protein: MKQMERKEILKRLTLKIKAGKPVIAGGAGLGIVAKMQETAGIDMIMAYNTGPYRMDGVPSFVGHMPYGNCNRVTLELVDILANRLTDTPVIAGAGAGDPFLDIPYHIETLCRRGASGITNVPTVGGKKAGALKGPVRDDMEWNGFGFKREAEMIRYCRKRDIFSVAYAFDEEQVRTLVQAGTDIIAPHVGGTAGGMTGFEAVSVEEAADKIQRMYMAAVQENPDIIVLCHGGPLKDAKTVEECMKLTDIHGFIGTSALERIPVENELTKIVSAFKATHLR; this comes from the coding sequence ATGAAACAAATGGAAAGGAAAGAGATCCTGAAGCGGCTCACTCTAAAAATAAAGGCCGGGAAACCGGTCATTGCCGGAGGCGCAGGCCTCGGCATCGTCGCCAAAATGCAGGAAACGGCCGGAATAGACATGATCATGGCGTACAATACAGGCCCTTACCGTATGGATGGTGTACCGTCCTTTGTCGGTCATATGCCGTACGGGAACTGCAACCGTGTAACCTTAGAGCTGGTTGATATACTGGCGAACCGTCTGACGGACACTCCTGTCATCGCCGGGGCAGGCGCAGGCGATCCGTTTCTGGATATACCGTATCATATTGAAACGCTGTGCCGCCGCGGAGCGTCCGGAATAACAAACGTGCCCACCGTGGGAGGGAAGAAAGCAGGAGCACTTAAGGGACCTGTGAGGGACGATATGGAATGGAACGGATTCGGATTTAAAAGAGAAGCCGAGATGATCCGGTACTGCAGAAAAAGAGACATTTTCAGTGTTGCTTATGCATTTGACGAAGAGCAGGTGAGAACGCTTGTACAGGCAGGGACAGATATTATAGCGCCCCATGTCGGCGGGACGGCAGGAGGCATGACCGGATTTGAAGCCGTATCCGTCGAGGAGGCGGCAGATAAGATCCAACGCATGTATATGGCGGCGGTGCAGGAGAATCCGGATATTATCGTTTTATGCCATGGGGGTCCGCTCAAAGACGCAAAAACAGTGGAAGAGTGTATGAAACTTACAGACATACACGGATTTATCGGAACGTCGGCGCTGGAAAGAATACCTGTTGAAAATGAACTGACTAAGATCGTCAGCGCATTTAAAGCGACACATCTGCGGTGA
- a CDS encoding phosphoenolpyruvate hydrolase family protein — MRQYAREELIQSLQSKIRKKEPVIASGAGAGIVASAGEKAGLDLLIIYSTGLFRQAGAPLLTTMLPYGNCNDIVSALGKKVIFRTVDIPVIGAIGAADPFKSWDLIIDGLQETGFSGMINYPVFTGIDGFADDLEDSGIGFSRNVNLIRKCRERDFFSASFAFEEAQAEMLAAAGADMICAMVGGTAGGTNAIKENKVRSMEESCRIIQNIYEAATSVNPDIIVTCRGGPIVEPKDLQCCFDNTDVQGFIGGSSIERIPVERAVFHATEEFLGINA; from the coding sequence ATGAGACAGTATGCAAGAGAGGAACTTATACAGTCATTACAAAGTAAGATCAGAAAGAAGGAACCGGTCATAGCAAGCGGAGCAGGAGCGGGGATCGTTGCATCGGCCGGTGAAAAGGCCGGCCTGGATCTGCTCATCATATATAGCACAGGACTGTTCCGTCAGGCCGGAGCACCGCTTCTGACTACGATGCTGCCCTACGGCAACTGTAATGATATCGTTTCTGCACTTGGCAAAAAAGTGATTTTCCGGACCGTGGACATACCTGTTATCGGAGCGATCGGGGCGGCGGACCCTTTCAAAAGCTGGGATCTGATCATTGACGGACTGCAGGAGACAGGGTTCTCCGGTATGATCAATTATCCCGTGTTTACAGGAATCGACGGTTTTGCCGATGATTTGGAGGATTCCGGGATCGGATTTTCGAGAAATGTAAACTTGATACGAAAATGCAGAGAGCGGGATTTCTTCAGCGCCTCGTTTGCTTTTGAGGAAGCTCAGGCTGAAATGCTGGCGGCTGCAGGGGCAGACATGATTTGCGCCATGGTTGGAGGGACTGCGGGGGGAACAAATGCGATTAAAGAAAACAAAGTGCGCTCCATGGAGGAAAGCTGCAGGATCATACAGAACATTTATGAGGCTGCCACATCAGTAAATCCGGATATCATCGTCACATGCCGCGGCGGTCCGATCGTAGAGCCGAAGGATCTGCAGTGCTGCTTCGATAATACGGATGTACAGGGGTTTATCGGGGGCTCCAGTATCGAACGGATCCCGGTGGAGCGCGCGGTCTTTCATGCAACAGAAGAATTTCTTGGCATTAACGCATAA
- a CDS encoding phosphoenolpyruvate hydrolase family protein, whose protein sequence is MGKRRIDIRRRMSERIKRHRPVQGVCVSCGLTARAAEKAGADFLVTYAGAMFRREGVPASLCELCYDDCNTVTEELGSHILPRLKDIPLIGGIGCLDPYRDVGQFIDHLIAKGFSGVANLPSIGDWEGDYRTMPEQLHMGYEKEIELIRTCRGRDIFTLANCYTEEQAVKMTEAGADMICIDMGATQGGLLQSSCIVTCTEAAEKISKIADCVHACGESPFILFHGGPFAEPVDMNVCLQGGAVHGVLNGSAAERIPVERAVMDTVAQVGALRL, encoded by the coding sequence ATGGGAAAGCGAAGAATTGATATAAGAAGGAGGATGTCTGAGAGAATAAAAAGGCATCGTCCTGTACAGGGCGTCTGTGTGAGCTGCGGCCTGACAGCCAGGGCAGCTGAAAAAGCGGGAGCAGACTTTCTCGTTACATATGCCGGGGCGATGTTCCGGCGCGAAGGGGTGCCGGCCAGTCTCTGTGAGCTGTGCTATGACGACTGCAATACAGTGACGGAAGAGCTGGGAAGCCACATACTGCCTCGTTTAAAAGATATTCCGCTTATCGGAGGCATCGGGTGTCTGGATCCTTACAGAGACGTTGGACAGTTTATCGATCATCTTATTGCGAAAGGATTTTCAGGCGTGGCAAATCTTCCGAGTATAGGGGACTGGGAAGGCGATTACCGGACAATGCCCGAACAGCTCCATATGGGATATGAAAAAGAGATCGAGCTGATAAGAACGTGCCGCGGGCGGGATATCTTCACCCTTGCCAACTGCTATACAGAAGAACAGGCAGTAAAAATGACCGAGGCCGGAGCGGATATGATCTGCATAGATATGGGCGCTACACAGGGAGGTCTTTTACAGTCGTCCTGTATTGTGACTTGCACAGAGGCTGCTGAAAAGATCAGTAAAATTGCGGATTGTGTACATGCGTGCGGGGAATCTCCGTTTATCCTATTTCACGGGGGACCCTTTGCAGAACCGGTGGATATGAACGTGTGTCTGCAAGGCGGCGCGGTCCACGGTGTATTAAATGGTTCGGCAGCAGAGCGGATACCAGTTGAAAGAGCAGTGATGGATACAGTTGCGCAGGTCGGCGCGCTGCGTCTTTGA
- a CDS encoding Tm-1-like ATP-binding domain-containing protein, whose amino-acid sequence MKTVAVIGALDTKSDEFLYLKTRIEQEDVRTIMVDTGILGSPKFRPDISAAMVAREAGEDLEEMRREQSRQKSNDTMLKGAGLIIRRLYGEGKIDGAVTMGGGRGTIVGGEVMRSLPVGFPKVLVSTQATNSYAQHMFEGINDTFVINSLVDISGLNEILKMVMDKAAVTIAAMVKMEQAALKKTRPRIAMSMLGITTPCVSAVQRRLEQAGFETLVFHSNGLGGTCMEKMIRQGWIDGAADITTAELTPGELGGIGYAGPERLTGAADMGIPQVIVPGAMDIIDFAPPESVPEKYLNRRYVMHVSALKVVRTSAEENRHMGKLMAEKLNQSRGKVVVAFPMRGLSANDHEGAAFYDREADMALLETLERNLREDIPVCKYDFHINDEAFAEEVAKLVLNVMRR is encoded by the coding sequence ATGAAGACAGTTGCAGTTATCGGTGCGCTCGACACGAAGAGTGATGAATTTCTATACTTAAAGACAAGGATCGAACAGGAAGACGTCCGTACCATCATGGTGGACACCGGCATTCTCGGAAGCCCCAAATTCCGCCCGGACATAAGCGCGGCAATGGTGGCCCGTGAGGCAGGGGAGGACCTGGAGGAGATGCGCCGGGAGCAGTCCCGGCAGAAGTCCAACGACACTATGCTGAAAGGGGCGGGTCTCATCATCCGCCGTCTGTACGGCGAAGGGAAGATAGACGGAGCGGTCACGATGGGCGGAGGCCGGGGAACGATCGTAGGGGGAGAAGTGATGCGGAGCCTCCCTGTGGGGTTCCCGAAAGTCTTGGTTTCCACCCAGGCCACAAACAGCTATGCCCAGCATATGTTCGAAGGGATCAATGACACCTTTGTCATCAATTCTCTTGTGGATATCTCCGGTTTGAATGAGATATTGAAGATGGTCATGGATAAGGCGGCGGTCACGATAGCTGCTATGGTGAAAATGGAGCAGGCCGCGCTTAAAAAGACGAGGCCGAGAATCGCCATGAGCATGCTCGGCATCACGACCCCGTGTGTGTCCGCAGTGCAGCGGAGGCTTGAGCAGGCCGGCTTTGAGACGCTCGTTTTTCACAGCAACGGACTTGGCGGAACCTGCATGGAGAAGATGATACGGCAGGGATGGATCGACGGCGCTGCAGATATTACGACGGCGGAACTGACGCCGGGCGAACTGGGAGGCATAGGTTATGCCGGGCCAGAGCGCCTTACCGGGGCGGCCGATATGGGGATCCCGCAGGTCATAGTGCCGGGGGCGATGGATATCATTGACTTTGCGCCGCCGGAGTCTGTCCCGGAAAAGTATTTGAACCGGAGATACGTCATGCACGTCTCTGCGCTGAAAGTCGTGAGGACGTCGGCAGAAGAAAACAGGCATATGGGAAAGCTTATGGCAGAAAAGCTGAATCAGTCCCGGGGAAAAGTTGTGGTGGCCTTTCCGATGAGAGGGCTGTCCGCCAATGATCATGAGGGAGCCGCGTTCTACGACCGGGAGGCAGATATGGCGCTGCTTGAGACGCTGGAGAGAAACTTAAGAGAGGATATACCGGTCTGTAAATATGACTTCCACATCAACGATGAGGCATTTGCGGAGGAAGTGGCAAAACTTGTCCTAAACGTAATGCGGCGGTAA
- a CDS encoding GntR family transcriptional regulator: MANKKRSQSLYFKIKDDLKEQIISRQLKADDRIMSEAEICEHYKVSRITAKRALDELMWEGYITRKPGKGSFVTYHAIEHLLNGFYSISEEIRRNGLIPSVKLLEFLVLKVEDTVVSEELKARLGLSGSDGVYYIRRLRLASDEIIALETSYIPAQDFPGLVETDLQRGAALYAVLQARYGCEPDRSQELFSAHMVSKKEAQALGVRPESAALKVVRISYAADRPVEYTERLFRGDTYTYKVELKKHKTAGENE, from the coding sequence ATGGCGAACAAAAAAAGGAGTCAGTCTCTGTATTTTAAGATCAAAGACGATTTGAAGGAACAGATCATTTCCAGGCAGCTGAAGGCAGATGACCGCATCATGTCAGAGGCGGAGATATGCGAGCATTATAAGGTGAGCAGGATCACGGCGAAGAGGGCGCTGGACGAACTTATGTGGGAAGGTTATATCACGAGGAAACCGGGGAAGGGCAGTTTTGTCACTTACCATGCGATCGAACATCTGCTGAACGGCTTCTACAGTATCAGTGAGGAGATACGCAGAAACGGTCTGATACCGTCGGTAAAGCTTTTGGAGTTCCTCGTCCTCAAGGTGGAAGATACGGTCGTATCGGAGGAACTAAAAGCAAGACTTGGGCTGTCGGGCAGTGACGGTGTGTATTATATAAGAAGACTCAGGCTCGCCAGTGACGAGATCATAGCACTGGAGACGTCCTACATTCCGGCGCAGGATTTCCCGGGTCTTGTAGAGACAGACCTGCAGAGAGGAGCAGCGCTCTATGCAGTGCTGCAGGCGAGATATGGCTGTGAACCGGACAGAAGCCAGGAGTTGTTTTCCGCCCATATGGTGAGCAAGAAGGAAGCGCAGGCGCTCGGCGTCCGCCCGGAATCTGCGGCGCTGAAGGTCGTGAGGATATCCTACGCGGCCGACAGGCCCGTGGAATATACGGAACGGCTCTTCCGGGGCGACACATATACCTATAAGGTAGAACTTAAAAAACACAAGACGGCCGGTGAAAACGAATAG
- the tpiA gene encoding triose-phosphate isomerase, whose amino-acid sequence MKTNKIVIGNWKMNKSIRESAACAKELLDARYDLTSVKSTDIVLTPSFLALNEVKKVCAGRNGISLGAQDVYWGTGNYCGAVSAKMLSEVCSYAFAGHSERRMHFNDTDEIVNRKVKACIEAGITPIFCIGEDEEANNAGKTKEVIRRQIESGLAGVRPCEMVVLYEPVWALGTGRTPCTEDTEEIMRFVREILHELFGAGAGRGIRAVYAGSVRPENAAAYARLPHVDGVAVGTASLSAEKLAAIIHAVDRAV is encoded by the coding sequence ATGAAAACAAATAAAATCGTTATAGGAAACTGGAAAATGAATAAGAGTATCCGGGAATCAGCCGCTTGCGCAAAGGAACTGCTGGACGCAAGGTATGATCTTACTTCTGTTAAAAGTACGGACATCGTATTGACGCCGTCTTTTCTGGCATTAAATGAAGTAAAGAAGGTATGCGCAGGAAGAAACGGCATCTCGCTCGGAGCGCAGGACGTGTACTGGGGGACGGGAAATTACTGCGGCGCTGTCTCAGCCAAAATGCTGTCGGAGGTGTGCAGTTACGCGTTCGCCGGGCATTCCGAGCGGCGGATGCATTTTAATGACACGGATGAGATCGTAAACCGGAAGGTGAAGGCATGTATCGAAGCAGGCATCACGCCGATCTTCTGCATCGGCGAAGATGAAGAGGCAAACAACGCCGGAAAGACGAAAGAAGTTATCAGGCGTCAGATAGAGTCAGGTCTTGCGGGGGTGAGACCGTGTGAGATGGTCGTACTCTATGAGCCGGTGTGGGCTCTGGGCACGGGAAGGACTCCATGTACAGAGGATACAGAGGAAATCATGCGCTTTGTGAGAGAGATTCTTCATGAGCTGTTCGGCGCCGGGGCAGGCAGGGGGATAAGGGCGGTATATGCAGGGAGCGTCCGCCCGGAAAATGCGGCCGCATATGCGCGCCTGCCGCATGTAGACGGAGTGGCCGTCGGTACGGCGAGCCTCAGCGCAGAGAAGCTGGCTGCTATTATCCATGCCGTTGACAGGGCAGTTTGA